In Nostoc sp. UHCC 0926, a single genomic region encodes these proteins:
- the cysH gene encoding phosphoadenosine phosphosulfate reductase → MTASTASRNQTIAFDLDKLNEQFETATPKEILAWSIDNIPTGLVQTSAFNVDDMIITHILYSELKHPVPVIFLDTLHHFDESLELVAKAKQVYNLDLQTYKTPDVDTREAFEAKYGDKLWDKDIAEFHHVTKIEPLLRGLDELNSVAWITGRRRDQAVTRANMPIFELDGKGRLKVNPIATWTRQDSWVYVAEHGVIYNPLHDKGYPSIGDQPITTKVGQGEDERAGRWRGSEKTECGIHI, encoded by the coding sequence ATGACAGCTTCCACGGCATCTAGAAACCAAACGATCGCTTTTGACTTAGACAAATTAAATGAGCAATTTGAAACTGCCACTCCCAAAGAAATACTGGCATGGTCTATAGACAATATCCCAACGGGACTGGTGCAAACGAGCGCCTTTAACGTGGATGACATGATAATTACCCATATTCTTTACAGTGAACTGAAGCATCCCGTTCCTGTGATATTTCTCGACACCTTGCACCACTTTGACGAAAGCTTAGAATTAGTTGCCAAAGCTAAACAAGTCTACAACCTGGATTTGCAAACTTACAAAACTCCAGATGTAGACACCCGCGAAGCCTTTGAAGCCAAATACGGTGATAAACTTTGGGACAAGGATATTGCCGAATTCCACCACGTTACAAAAATTGAACCACTGCTACGGGGTCTAGACGAACTCAATAGCGTCGCTTGGATCACCGGACGCCGCCGTGACCAAGCAGTAACCCGTGCGAATATGCCCATATTTGAATTAGACGGGAAAGGTCGGCTGAAAGTAAATCCCATAGCCACTTGGACACGTCAAGACAGCTGGGTTTACGTGGCTGAACACGGAGTCATCTACAACCCTTTACACGACAAAGGTTATCCCAGCATTGGCGATCAACCCATCACCACCAAAGTAGGCCAAGGCGAAGACGAACGCGCTGGACGCTGGCGGGGAAGTGAAAAAACAGAATGCGGAATTCATATTTAA
- a CDS encoding trypsin-like peptidase domain-containing protein yields MVVALIEELLTKVQQLQLIMIAVSTGEFKIHEKEKDYTLLYKNIADLMESLEEEGVYIENPNNFKSLSNWRDRWSSLKSGYASKAGYIHDLYTSVFTQIDIILYQHYIKDKSQEELVDEWQISRFEYVIAKIKQLKLTMLSVATQGQPVDLVKSEDEGYKKLYWEVRLQISILREIGIDAPNSNQFQSLWQWYNYWSFELDNSKAVREEYIDNLYETLLKTIEKALKKHYLQKTSLEEFLQDLKRRFNQTTYTQATTDSIILTPILSKNVQTCNLKLDDRFQQQTSEPVADSFSVPATQTVDNSLFATENYSSIWTNENFMNPEIFLEQNDVVCLEESLEKFFATRFDNASSWRSVFSSSGVEDSFIRPLIFISNPVEFSNRVVAKFKDYKVYNQRIDHHPMVKLLQYLLNRKESYEFEDQDIELFTKLAERGRENLNALKARNTVCRIESPKGTGIGTGVLVGKNLLLTCNHIFSKTQVRQAWVRFNYNADSRQLDNDLFELDMTFVSYHNRSDYSLVKIKDNPQQQKAIFINETSILDSGQDVRIIHHPQGNPVIISDLGQIIQVGEDYIDHNVKTDDGSSGAPIFNCQWELIAIHQGNPGIGRSVTPGSTGGIPIRAIWNQISPHLG; encoded by the coding sequence ATGGTAGTAGCACTAATTGAAGAACTGTTAACTAAAGTTCAACAGTTGCAATTAATCATGATTGCGGTTTCTACTGGAGAGTTTAAAATTCATGAAAAAGAGAAAGATTATACACTACTTTATAAAAATATTGCTGACCTGATGGAATCTCTTGAAGAAGAAGGGGTTTACATCGAAAATCCTAATAACTTTAAATCTCTTTCAAATTGGCGCGATCGCTGGTCATCTTTAAAAAGCGGATATGCTTCAAAAGCAGGATATATTCACGACCTATACACTAGCGTTTTCACTCAAATTGATATTATTTTGTACCAGCATTATATCAAAGATAAATCTCAAGAAGAATTAGTTGATGAGTGGCAAATATCACGATTTGAATATGTGATAGCAAAGATTAAACAGTTAAAGTTAACCATGCTTTCGGTAGCTACTCAAGGACAGCCTGTTGATCTAGTTAAGTCTGAAGATGAGGGCTATAAAAAGCTTTATTGGGAGGTCAGATTACAAATAAGTATCCTTCGAGAGATAGGTATAGATGCTCCAAATTCCAATCAATTTCAATCTCTATGGCAATGGTATAATTACTGGTCATTTGAGCTAGATAATTCAAAAGCTGTACGGGAAGAATATATCGATAATCTATACGAAACATTACTTAAAACAATTGAGAAAGCCTTAAAAAAACACTATCTCCAAAAAACTTCACTAGAAGAGTTTCTTCAGGATTTGAAGCGTCGATTTAATCAGACCACTTATACCCAAGCTACTACAGATTCTATAATCCTAACCCCAATTTTAAGCAAAAACGTGCAAACATGTAATCTGAAATTAGATGATAGATTTCAGCAACAAACATCGGAACCTGTCGCTGATTCATTCTCTGTCCCAGCTACCCAAACTGTTGATAACTCGTTATTTGCAACTGAAAATTATAGCTCAATTTGGACAAATGAGAACTTCATGAACCCGGAAATATTTTTAGAGCAAAATGATGTTGTATGTTTAGAGGAAAGTCTAGAAAAATTCTTTGCTACAAGGTTTGATAATGCAAGTAGTTGGAGAAGTGTATTTAGCTCATCTGGTGTTGAAGATTCGTTTATTAGACCTCTAATTTTTATTAGTAATCCTGTAGAATTCAGCAACAGAGTAGTAGCAAAATTTAAAGATTATAAAGTCTATAATCAGCGAATAGATCATCACCCAATGGTGAAATTGTTACAGTATCTACTAAATCGAAAAGAAAGTTATGAGTTTGAAGACCAAGATATAGAATTATTCACTAAATTAGCTGAACGAGGTCGGGAAAATCTCAACGCTTTAAAGGCTCGTAACACTGTTTGTAGGATCGAATCACCCAAAGGAACAGGTATTGGTACAGGAGTATTGGTAGGTAAAAATTTATTACTAACCTGTAATCACATTTTCAGTAAAACTCAAGTTAGACAAGCTTGGGTACGTTTTAATTACAATGCTGACAGCCGTCAGTTAGACAATGATTTATTTGAACTAGATATGACTTTTGTCAGCTATCATAATCGTTCTGACTACAGTTTAGTCAAAATAAAAGATAATCCTCAGCAACAAAAAGCTATTTTTATTAATGAAACATCTATATTAGATAGCGGTCAAGATGTTCGTATTATCCATCATCCCCAAGGAAATCCAGTGATAATTTCCGACTTGGGACAAATTATACAGGTAGGAGAAGATTACATTGACCATAATGTGAAAACTGATGATGGTTCCTCTGGCGCACCAATTTTTAATTGCCAATGGGAATTGATTGCAATTCATCAAGGAAATCCCGGTATAGGACGTTCTGTGACTCCGGGTTCAACGGGAGGTATTCCCATTCGTGCTATTTGGAATCAGATTTCACCGCATTTAGGTTGA
- a CDS encoding AAA domain-containing protein — translation MSISDTAAIQEKIKIWQKKLAGDSNSNPLIDFRKNKKPVVDILTTSPLLYKNLAGDEPSPFPFSKITSKQTDSDRIKLLDELRKGAKSSLEEKGFNSLFLVLGTLTWFDPEKPHEKYVSPILLVPVRLEKKGRKPPEFTLYPTDEDISVNFILVNKLREDFNITLPDSDHVPKLSYESFFDAVRGAIAKQPDWQLEETAHITLFQDAKAAMIQDLEQNQQKIANHLILRGLALKRTPDNLNKLAIPLEEELDQINPSLIYQICDADSSQQVVIEAAKAGLSCVVQGPPGTGKSQTIVNIIAELIGKNKKVLLVAEKQTALQVVFQRLKESKLEDACLNLHHQGTTKTKDFFNELDQTVTQLLQRSEPKQPNYDTFFKPLRDCRQILNNHAVNLHKPEQPLNKSAFDLYGEILRLKREKIPVLEFNVSNLQDWSETRLWNAKNLLEQLGKFEAIFRGREKTIWSNSPLQSQSWSSEINKNLRTNLDNLSRGIKLAQDTIVSLRQLLKIKEPLQTLSDLDKLERAVTHIINPPSGVESWSLSTDVPYLQRLCSSLETEINKYQTINRELNNNYIRDFYSIDFLEFRRLFSKKFTGFFFFIQPAYWQWRIDKRRERQRLLNLRQDQSRVPEQVLIADIEKALDRQNILNGLKNPEYQAHRAFGSSFEAEMTDLESIKRGLEWLETLNQQRQLDKKSVVTVIASRERYQELRGFLENLQTSLGQIKEGLKFLREHFPQERMIASGVLEKEPSTIVEAFRKQAYDELDLFQKWLDYQQIMRQLENIGTKEFLSKLRDSNISPDNWFSVLEKGVYENWLRDIHDNNSELRNFDRDLHERKINEFSNKDKQQYEVAMQRLRQLHAKRWQEWSTRPEAEEQWELLKKENKKQRGQQKIRQFIKNAPQLVTTLKPCWLISPLAVSQYVDADALEFDVVIFDEASQVCTEDAVSSIMRAKQLIVVGDDQQLPPTSYFKSTASDNGNDEEEEVYDSLLDECSALSIMKNRTLSWHYRSQDESLIAFSNQKFYKSKLISFPNPVKDASRGVYFHFAEGGIYDRGRRGDNIREAEEVAKLTVQHFLQYPQQSLGIITSSKQQAKAISEQLNRISVQHPEIEEFSQENSGKFFIKPIEEVQGDERDVIFLSFGFGFDDKNPDKLNHNFGYLSRSQQDVGRRRLNVAITRARCKFVLVASIKHEDFRSEVSPQAALLKEYFAYAQSCGENLDEKLDDDVSHFDLPFEEDIYQVLTERGYAVKQRVGRSAYPIDLVVINNSKPETEDCLLGIVCDGGTYSQYPTARDRDRLRQEVLQKLGWRIYRIWSREWNRNREGQIKQLIEYIENIRNRK, via the coding sequence ATGAGTATCTCGGACACTGCGGCAATCCAAGAAAAAATCAAGATTTGGCAGAAAAAACTTGCTGGCGACTCAAACAGCAATCCTTTAATTGATTTCCGCAAAAATAAAAAACCCGTAGTTGATATTCTTACAACCTCTCCACTTTTGTATAAAAACCTTGCAGGAGACGAACCTAGTCCATTTCCTTTTAGTAAGATCACAAGCAAGCAGACTGATAGTGACCGGATCAAGCTTCTAGACGAACTTCGTAAAGGTGCAAAATCAAGCCTGGAAGAGAAGGGTTTTAATAGTCTCTTTTTAGTCCTTGGAACTTTGACATGGTTTGACCCCGAAAAACCCCATGAAAAGTATGTTTCTCCAATCCTGCTTGTTCCAGTGAGGTTAGAAAAAAAGGGTAGAAAGCCGCCAGAATTTACGCTTTACCCTACAGATGAAGATATTTCTGTTAACTTTATTTTAGTCAACAAGTTACGTGAAGATTTTAATATTACACTGCCTGACAGCGATCACGTTCCAAAATTAAGCTATGAGAGTTTTTTTGATGCGGTTCGTGGTGCGATCGCTAAACAACCTGACTGGCAACTAGAAGAAACAGCACACATTACTTTGTTCCAGGATGCAAAAGCAGCAATGATTCAAGACCTAGAACAAAATCAGCAGAAGATAGCGAATCATCTTATACTGCGAGGGCTAGCTTTAAAACGAACACCTGATAATCTCAATAAACTTGCTATTCCTCTAGAAGAAGAACTAGATCAAATCAATCCCTCATTGATTTATCAAATATGCGATGCAGACTCAAGCCAGCAAGTAGTTATAGAAGCTGCAAAGGCAGGACTTAGCTGTGTAGTGCAGGGACCTCCAGGTACAGGAAAAAGCCAAACTATTGTCAACATCATCGCTGAGTTAATCGGAAAAAACAAGAAAGTGCTTCTAGTTGCGGAAAAGCAAACTGCTCTACAAGTTGTCTTTCAAAGGCTTAAAGAAAGTAAGTTAGAAGACGCTTGTCTAAATTTACATCATCAAGGGACAACAAAAACAAAAGACTTCTTCAATGAACTAGACCAAACTGTCACTCAACTTTTACAAAGAAGTGAACCAAAACAGCCAAATTATGATACATTCTTTAAACCTCTACGTGACTGTCGGCAAATCCTCAATAATCATGCAGTAAATCTACATAAACCAGAGCAACCATTAAATAAATCTGCTTTTGACCTGTACGGCGAAATTCTTAGGCTGAAACGAGAAAAAATTCCTGTGTTAGAGTTTAATGTTTCTAATCTTCAAGATTGGTCAGAAACAAGATTGTGGAATGCAAAAAATTTACTGGAACAACTTGGTAAATTTGAGGCTATATTTCGGGGAAGAGAAAAAACGATATGGTCAAATAGTCCTCTACAATCTCAGTCTTGGTCATCTGAGATTAATAAAAATTTGCGTACTAATCTTGACAATCTCAGTAGAGGAATTAAGCTTGCTCAAGATACTATAGTTTCATTGAGACAACTACTAAAAATAAAAGAACCACTCCAAACCTTGTCTGATTTGGATAAACTAGAGCGAGCAGTAACCCATATTATTAATCCTCCATCAGGAGTTGAAAGTTGGTCACTTTCAACAGATGTGCCTTATCTGCAACGTTTATGTTCTAGCTTGGAAACAGAAATTAACAAATATCAAACTATTAATAGGGAGCTAAATAACAACTATATTCGTGATTTTTATAGTATCGATTTTTTAGAATTTAGGAGACTTTTTTCCAAAAAATTCACAGGCTTTTTCTTCTTTATTCAACCAGCTTATTGGCAATGGCGTATTGATAAGAGACGCGAACGTCAACGCCTCTTAAACCTTCGTCAAGACCAAAGTCGAGTTCCTGAGCAAGTATTAATTGCAGATATAGAAAAAGCACTTGACCGCCAAAATATTTTAAATGGATTAAAAAACCCAGAATACCAAGCCCATAGAGCTTTTGGTTCTTCGTTTGAAGCAGAAATGACGGATTTGGAAAGCATAAAACGAGGTCTAGAATGGTTGGAAACACTTAATCAACAGCGCCAACTAGATAAAAAGTCAGTAGTAACAGTTATTGCCTCAAGAGAACGCTATCAGGAACTAAGAGGATTTTTAGAAAATTTACAAACTTCGTTAGGGCAGATTAAAGAAGGCTTAAAATTTTTAAGAGAACACTTTCCTCAGGAAAGGATGATAGCATCTGGTGTATTGGAAAAAGAACCCTCGACAATAGTTGAAGCTTTCCGAAAACAAGCTTATGATGAGCTTGATTTATTTCAAAAGTGGTTGGATTATCAACAAATTATGCGCCAGTTGGAAAATATTGGAACCAAAGAATTTTTATCTAAGCTGCGGGATTCTAACATTTCACCGGATAATTGGTTTTCAGTTTTAGAAAAAGGCGTTTACGAAAATTGGCTGCGAGACATACATGATAATAATTCAGAGTTGCGAAACTTTGATCGGGATTTACACGAGCGGAAAATAAATGAATTTTCCAATAAAGATAAACAACAGTACGAAGTTGCAATGCAACGTTTGAGACAACTCCATGCCAAACGGTGGCAAGAGTGGTCAACACGACCCGAAGCAGAGGAACAATGGGAGTTGCTAAAAAAAGAAAATAAAAAGCAAAGGGGACAACAAAAAATTCGTCAATTCATCAAAAATGCTCCTCAACTTGTAACTACCCTCAAGCCGTGTTGGTTAATAAGTCCTTTAGCAGTTAGTCAATATGTAGATGCTGACGCACTAGAGTTCGATGTTGTTATATTTGACGAAGCCTCCCAAGTTTGTACTGAAGATGCGGTATCTTCCATCATGCGAGCAAAGCAGTTAATCGTTGTCGGAGATGACCAGCAGTTACCACCAACTTCTTACTTCAAAAGTACAGCGTCAGATAATGGCAACGATGAAGAGGAAGAGGTTTATGACAGTTTACTTGATGAGTGTTCCGCTTTATCAATCATGAAAAATCGTACTTTGAGTTGGCACTATCGCAGCCAAGACGAAAGCCTGATTGCCTTCTCAAACCAAAAATTTTATAAATCAAAACTCATTTCTTTCCCCAACCCTGTCAAGGATGCTAGCCGAGGTGTGTATTTCCATTTCGCTGAAGGGGGAATATACGACCGTGGTCGTCGCGGAGACAATATCCGTGAAGCGGAGGAAGTTGCAAAGCTGACAGTGCAGCATTTTCTCCAATACCCTCAGCAATCTTTGGGTATTATTACCTCAAGTAAACAACAGGCAAAAGCCATTAGCGAACAACTCAACCGAATCAGTGTTCAGCATCCAGAGATAGAAGAATTTTCTCAAGAAAACTCAGGTAAGTTCTTTATCAAACCAATAGAAGAGGTTCAAGGTGATGAACGAGATGTGATCTTTCTGAGCTTTGGCTTTGGTTTTGATGACAAAAACCCGGATAAATTGAATCACAACTTTGGTTACCTTAGTAGAAGTCAACAGGATGTAGGAAGACGAAGACTAAATGTTGCAATAACTCGCGCTAGATGCAAATTTGTGTTAGTTGCTTCGATTAAACACGAAGATTTTCGCTCTGAAGTAAGTCCACAAGCTGCATTGCTTAAAGAGTATTTTGCATACGCCCAAAGTTGCGGAGAAAATCTAGATGAAAAACTTGATGATGATGTGTCTCACTTTGATTTACCCTTTGAAGAAGATATCTATCAGGTTCTAACAGAAAGGGGATATGCAGTTAAGCAACGGGTAGGCCGTTCAGCTTATCCTATTGACCTAGTTGTAATAAATAATTCCAAACCAGAAACCGAGGACTGTCTTCTAGGCATTGTGTGCGATGGAGGAACGTATAGTCAATATCCTACAGCACGCGATCGCGATCGCCTCCGCCAAGAAGTTCTACAAAAATTAGGCTGGCGAATTTACAGAATTTGGTCTCGTGAATGGAATCGCAACAGAGAGGGTCAAATAAAACAGCTAATAGAGTATATAGAAAATATACGCAATCGGAAATAA
- a CDS encoding exonuclease SbcCD subunit D, whose translation MIKILHLSDIHMGSGFSHGRINPATGLNTRLEDFVNTLSKCIDRALTDAVDMVIFGGDAFPDATPPPYVQQAFASQFRRLMDGNIPTVLLVGNHDQHSQGQGGASLNIYRTLGVPGFVVGDTLTTHCIETRNGKVQVITLPWLTRSTLMTRQETEGLSLAEVNQLLTERLRVVLEGEIRRLDPDMPTVLLAHLMSDNATLGAERFLAVGKGFTLPLSLLTRPCFDYVALGHVHRHQNLNKSNNPPVIYPGSIERVDFSEEKEDKGYVMLELERGSAEWEFCPLTVRTFRTIEVDVSKADDPQAVLMKAIAKYDIQDAVVRLIYKLRSEQMDLIDSSSLHTALSAAHTYTIQAELVSQLARPRIPELSASSSIDPMEALKTYLNNREDLKDIAASMLEAAQKLLADDVEVWLEAATSE comes from the coding sequence ATGATTAAAATCCTTCATCTCTCCGACATCCACATGGGAAGCGGCTTCTCCCACGGACGAATTAATCCTGCAACTGGATTAAATACACGGTTGGAGGATTTTGTCAATACCCTGTCTAAATGTATTGACCGAGCGCTGACAGATGCCGTCGATATGGTGATATTTGGTGGCGATGCTTTCCCAGATGCTACACCACCGCCTTATGTACAACAAGCTTTTGCCAGCCAGTTTCGCCGTCTCATGGATGGTAATATTCCGACAGTGCTGTTGGTAGGCAACCACGACCAACATTCCCAAGGACAGGGAGGAGCGAGTTTAAATATTTACCGTACTTTAGGAGTACCAGGATTTGTAGTAGGTGATACATTAACTACTCACTGCATCGAAACCCGCAATGGCAAAGTGCAAGTAATCACCCTCCCTTGGCTAACCCGTTCCACTCTGATGACTCGCCAAGAGACTGAAGGTTTGTCTTTGGCAGAAGTCAACCAACTGTTAACGGAACGTCTGCGAGTTGTCTTGGAAGGGGAAATTCGCCGTCTTGACCCCGATATGCCAACTGTCCTTCTGGCTCACTTGATGTCTGACAATGCTACCTTGGGCGCAGAACGCTTTTTGGCAGTAGGTAAAGGCTTTACTCTACCGCTATCTTTGCTGACGCGACCTTGTTTTGATTATGTAGCGTTGGGACATGTCCACCGCCACCAAAATCTGAATAAATCCAACAACCCACCGGTGATTTATCCAGGGAGCATTGAGCGGGTAGATTTTAGTGAAGAAAAAGAAGACAAAGGCTATGTGATGTTAGAACTGGAGCGGGGGAGCGCTGAGTGGGAATTTTGTCCCTTAACAGTTCGGACTTTCCGCACCATTGAAGTGGATGTCTCGAAAGCAGATGATCCCCAGGCAGTATTAATGAAAGCGATCGCCAAATATGATATTCAAGATGCAGTAGTGCGGCTAATTTACAAACTCCGCTCTGAACAGATGGATTTAATTGACAGTTCTTCTCTACATACTGCTTTAAGTGCCGCTCATACCTACACCATTCAAGCAGAATTAGTCAGTCAACTAGCCAGGCCCCGGATTCCTGAATTGAGTGCGAGTAGCAGCATCGACCCAATGGAAGCGTTGAAAACTTACTTGAACAACCGCGAAGACCTCAAAGACATAGCAGCATCAATGCTGGAGGCTGCACAGAAGTTATTAGCAGATGATGTGGAAGTCTGGCTGGAAGCAGCAACTAGTGAGTAA
- a CDS encoding YdcF family protein — protein MAFVLPLIIWWGYKEVQNQFVQPQAVVVLGGSTRHLEREKFTAKFVREHPNIPIWITGGSPPRFTQQVFTKAGVDRKRLHLDYEAVDTVTNFTTLVDDLQARGIKSVYLITSDFHMRRACVIGEIILGSRGIYLKPVPVPSEKPPESIEKSIRDGARAIIWLATGYTGVDAAKNKR, from the coding sequence ATGGCTTTTGTCCTACCCTTAATCATCTGGTGGGGATATAAAGAAGTACAAAACCAATTTGTACAGCCGCAAGCAGTTGTAGTGTTAGGTGGTTCAACCAGACATTTAGAGCGAGAGAAGTTTACAGCAAAATTTGTTCGAGAGCATCCAAATATACCAATTTGGATTACTGGGGGTAGTCCACCTAGATTCACCCAACAAGTGTTTACCAAAGCTGGTGTTGATCGCAAACGTTTACACTTGGACTATGAAGCTGTAGATACAGTTACTAATTTTACTACGTTGGTGGATGATTTGCAAGCTCGCGGCATCAAGAGCGTTTATTTGATTACTTCAGACTTCCATATGCGCCGGGCTTGTGTCATCGGCGAAATTATTTTGGGTAGTCGGGGTATTTATTTAAAACCAGTGCCAGTTCCTTCCGAAAAACCTCCTGAATCTATCGAAAAATCTATTCGCGATGGAGCCAGAGCGATAATTTGGTTAGCCACTGGTTACACTGGTGTGGATGCAGCTAAAAATAAACGATAA
- a CDS encoding GuaB3 family IMP dehydrogenase-related protein yields MEIQLGRGKTARRAYGIDEIALAPGNRTLDPSLADTKWRIGNIEREIPIIASAMDSVVDVRMAVRLSQLGALGVLNLEGIQTRYADPEPILDRIASVGKDEFVALMQELYAEPIKPELIEQRIQEIKQQGGIAAVSATPAGASKYGEAVAKAGADLFFVQATVVSTAHLSPESLVPLDLAEFCRSMPIPVVLGNCVTYEVTLNLLKAGAAGVLVGIGPGAACTSRGVLGVGVPQATAIADCAAARDDYYKETGNYIPVIADGGLITGGDICKCIACGADGVMIGSPFARAAEAPGRGYHWGMATPSPVLPRGTRIRVATTGSLEQILIGPAGLDDGTHNLLGALKTSMGTLGAKNIKEMQQVEVVIAPSLLTEGKVYQKAQQLGMGK; encoded by the coding sequence GTGGAAATTCAACTTGGGCGGGGAAAAACAGCTCGCAGAGCTTACGGAATAGATGAAATTGCTCTAGCCCCCGGTAACAGAACACTAGACCCCAGTTTGGCAGATACTAAGTGGCGTATTGGCAATATTGAGCGAGAAATCCCGATAATTGCCAGTGCAATGGATAGCGTAGTAGATGTTCGCATGGCTGTACGTTTGTCACAGTTAGGAGCATTAGGTGTCCTCAATTTAGAAGGGATTCAAACTCGCTATGCTGACCCAGAGCCAATATTAGATCGGATTGCCTCTGTGGGGAAAGATGAATTTGTTGCCTTGATGCAAGAACTTTATGCCGAACCAATAAAGCCGGAATTAATTGAACAACGTATTCAGGAAATTAAACAACAAGGTGGTATTGCGGCGGTGAGTGCAACTCCAGCCGGTGCAAGTAAATACGGTGAGGCGGTGGCAAAAGCTGGGGCAGATTTATTTTTTGTCCAAGCTACGGTAGTTTCTACTGCACATTTGTCACCAGAGTCTTTAGTACCACTTGATTTAGCAGAATTTTGCCGTTCCATGCCCATCCCCGTAGTCTTGGGGAATTGCGTGACTTACGAAGTCACGTTGAATTTATTGAAAGCTGGGGCGGCTGGGGTACTGGTGGGAATTGGACCTGGTGCTGCTTGTACGTCCCGTGGCGTGTTGGGTGTGGGTGTACCCCAGGCAACTGCGATCGCTGATTGTGCTGCGGCACGAGATGATTACTACAAGGAAACTGGCAACTATATCCCCGTCATCGCTGATGGTGGTTTAATCACCGGTGGCGACATTTGTAAATGCATCGCCTGTGGTGCTGATGGTGTGATGATTGGTTCCCCCTTTGCCAGAGCCGCCGAAGCCCCAGGACGAGGTTATCATTGGGGCATGGCGACTCCCAGCCCAGTCTTGCCTCGTGGCACCCGCATTCGCGTTGCCACCACTGGTAGCCTAGAGCAAATACTGATTGGCCCAGCAGGACTAGATGATGGCACTCACAATCTTTTAGGAGCCTTAAAGACGAGCATGGGCACCTTAGGAGCTAAAAATATTAAAGAAATGCAACAAGTGGAAGTTGTGATTGCGCCTTCTTTATTAACTGAGGGTAAAGTTTATCAAAAAGCTCAACAATTAGGTATGGGGAAATAA
- the trxA gene encoding thioredoxin has protein sequence MSTAAQVTDSSFKQEVLDSEVPVLVDFWAPWCGPCRMVAPVVDEISEQYKGQIKVVKVNTDENPNVASQYGIRSIPTLMIFKGGQKVDMVVGAVPKTTLASTLEKYL, from the coding sequence ATGTCAACAGCCGCACAAGTTACCGATTCTAGTTTCAAGCAAGAAGTACTCGACAGCGAGGTACCCGTTTTAGTTGACTTTTGGGCACCCTGGTGCGGACCATGCCGTATGGTAGCTCCTGTTGTCGATGAAATCTCCGAACAGTACAAAGGTCAAATAAAGGTCGTAAAAGTCAATACAGATGAAAATCCTAATGTTGCTAGTCAATACGGCATCCGCAGCATTCCCACATTAATGATTTTTAAGGGTGGACAAAAAGTGGATATGGTGGTCGGCGCTGTGCCTAAAACTACATTAGCTTCCACCCTCGAAAAGTATCTTTGA
- a CDS encoding MarC family protein — protein sequence MDIPILIQTFIAVFVLADAVGNIPIVLVLTKGMMPDQRNKVIDKAIIIAIAVLLLFAFAGQVILNYLEISIGSLRIAGGLLLLLIALQMLRGELDQPIIEEGRDVAITPLALPLLAGPGTLTTVMLLMSKSQSPHIAVAVGILGAMFITWLILRLANLIDQWIGAEGGIIVTQLLGFLLAALAVEIGSTGIRELFLS from the coding sequence GTGGATATTCCTATTCTCATTCAAACATTTATCGCTGTGTTTGTCCTGGCAGATGCAGTGGGCAATATACCAATTGTTTTAGTTTTGACTAAGGGCATGATGCCAGACCAAAGAAACAAAGTTATAGATAAAGCAATTATCATTGCGATCGCAGTTCTTTTGCTATTTGCCTTTGCAGGGCAAGTAATTTTAAATTATTTGGAAATCAGTATCGGCTCTTTGCGAATAGCAGGAGGACTATTGTTGCTGTTAATTGCTTTGCAAATGCTGCGGGGAGAATTAGATCAGCCGATTATTGAGGAAGGACGCGATGTCGCAATTACTCCACTAGCTTTACCACTGCTAGCGGGGCCGGGGACTTTGACAACAGTGATGTTGCTGATGTCAAAATCACAGAGTCCGCATATTGCTGTGGCAGTGGGTATCTTAGGGGCGATGTTTATCACTTGGTTGATTTTGCGTTTAGCAAATCTGATTGACCAGTGGATTGGTGCAGAAGGTGGAATAATTGTGACTCAACTTTTGGGTTTTTTGTTGGCGGCGCTAGCAGTGGAAATTGGTAGTACGGGAATTAGGGAGTTGTTTTTGAGCTAG